TGAAGTGCAAAAAGAAGCCATAAAAAACAGGTATGGTGAAGAAAATGAGTAGTATTATTCCTGAAATTACAAGAAAAAGTATAACTGAACTTATCAAAAAAGGAGAGCGTGCAGACGGTAGATCTAAATACGATTACAGAGACATATCTCTTGAAGTAGGAGTAATTGAAAAGGCTGAAGGATCTGCAAGGGTTAAAATAGGTAACACCCAGATTATGATAGGAATAAAACCTCAAATAGGTGAACCTTTCCCAGATACTCCTAATGTTGGTGTTTTGATGACCAATTCAGAATTATTGCCCATGGCATCCCCTACATTTGAGCCAGGGCCCCCTGATGAAAGATCTGTAGAAATAGCAAGGGTGGTGGACCGCTGTTTAAGAGAAGGTGAAGTGCTTGATCTGGAAAAACTATGCATACTTGAAGGTGAAAAAGTATGGATGATATTTTTAGACATTCATGTTCTGGATTACGATGGTAACTTGATAGATGCTGCAGTTTTAGGAAGTGTAGCAGCACTCATGAACACAAAAATACCCTCTGTAAGTGTTGAAGACTCCCGGGTTATTGTGGATGAAGAAAATAAAATTCCACTTCATATAAATGAAAAACCTTTAATGTGTACATTTGCAAAAATAGGTGATGAGCTGGTCGTCGACCCTTCACTTGAAGAAGAAAATATTATGGGTGCCCGAATTTCAGTTGCTGTTAGAGAAGACGGCAGCCTGTGTGCAATGCAAAAGGGTGGCGAAGATCCACTAACCCGCGAAGAAGTAATTAAAGCAGTTAAAAGTACAGGTGAAAAAACAAAAGAACTTAGAGAACATTTACCTTAAAAAAAATCGTTTACATAAAAAAAAAACTAATATTTATAGGGTGATAAAATGGCAAAAACCAAAAAAGTAGGAATTACAGGACGTTTCGGTTCAAGATACGGAAGAAAAGCAAAAAGAACCGTTAAAAGTATAGAAGAAAAAATGAAAAAAGATCATACCTGTCCTCAATGTGATAGAATCGGTGTTAAAAGAGTAAGCACAGGTATATGGAAATGTAGAAAGTGCAGCACTGTATTTACAGGCGGCGCATATGTTCCACAAACTCCAATGGCCAGAACAGCAGCAAGAAACATCAAGAGGATTGTTGGAGGTTTATAATTGTACAAGTGTGCAAAATGCGGTACTTTAGTTGACCTTAAAGGATATACTGAAGCAAAATGTCCAAAATGCAGGTACAGAATCCTCTTTAAAGAAATTCCCCCAGTTAAAAGAGATATAAAAGCCAGATAGATAAAATATTTTATTTAAGGCAGCAGCAAATGTTTATAACAACATCAAGGAAACCATCCGCTAAAACAAGATCATTTTGCCGAAGCTTAAGTCGTGCATTAAACGCTGATTATACCAACAGAGGCAAAATGAGTTTTCGAGATGTTTTAATTAAAGCATCTGGATTTAAAATAATTGCAGTTGTTTCTGAGATTAAAGGAAACCCCAGTAGAATTGAATTCTACAATCAAAAAGGCGAAATTCTGCTAACTCTCTATATTACAGAGGCAATTTTAGATTTAGATGGCAGAATAAATCCAGATAAGCTGACCCTAAGGTGTGAAGTCGACGAACTAAAGGGGAAGCTCTTAGACATCCTTGAAATAAAAGAGGATGGTGAAGGCTCAAATGAAAACCTGCTCTGGATTAAAAAAAGAGACGGTAAAGCCATATTTGAGTTTTATGGCAATGATGGTTCAGTTGTAAACCCTAAAATTTACGTTAGAAGATTTGAATGAATGCCCCAGAATGCATAAAAGCAGAGTTCAAAATAAAATTTGAAAACAGGGAAGATGCAGAAGTAGTTTTAAAGACAATAGAAGTAGAACTTAAAACTGCACCTTCAGATAGGTCCTCTGTAACTGCCAGTTTAAAGGAGAACACACTGCATTTAACAATCAATGCAGAAGATACCCGCATCGCTCGAGCATCACTAAATTCATATCTCAGGTGGATAATACTGTCTTATGACATTCAAAAGTTGAAACAAAATTGTTTGGTTTGAATGTAAATTAACAAAAAAGGTTGGTGATTATTTATGGAACTTCCACAAAATATACAGCATCAATTAGCACAATTTCAGCAGGCCCAGCAACAGGCACAGGCAATTTCAATGCAAAAACAAAGCATTGACCTGCAGATTAAAGAATCTGAAAAAGCGCTTAAAGAGTTAAAAAAGATTGAAGAAGATGGAGATGTCTACAAAAGTGCTGGAACATTGCTTATAAAAGTTAAAAAAGATGATATAACCAGAGAACTTGAAGATAAACTTGAAACCCTCAAGCTTCGTGAAAAAACCATCAAAAGACAGGAAGAACGTATTATGAACAGGCTTCAGGAAATGCAGGCTTCTCTTCAAGAAGCAATGCAGGGGCCAGGGGCACAGTAGAGGTCCGCAATTGAAGAAACTTTCTGATGCCAAACTGGATGAAATCTCAGAAGCTGCAGTGTCTTCTGCAGAAGATTATATTTTATCCAGGGTTTCAAAAAAAGAGATCATCGACATTGATATTAGCGTGGAACTCATCTACAACGACGAGTTAGATGTGGATGTACAGGTTAATGTTATATTCGATGATCTTTCTTCTGCAGACCCTCGGATTGCAGATGAAGCTGCAGAACATGCAATTAAAGAAATTGAAAAGATCCTTAAATGATAATACCAGTTTTAGATCTAAAGAACAGAATTGCAGTTTCAGGAAAATCAGGTGAAAGAGAAACCTACACACCACTGGACACAGTATTTCATGATTCATCTTCACCACTTAAAATCGCAAAGGCATTAAGTAAAGCTGGAGCATCAAGAATTTATATTGCAGATTTAGACGCTATAGAAGGTAAAGGATCTAATTTTCAGGTAATCAAAAATATTAATGACATAGTCTCTGTAATGATTGACTGTGGTGCAAACGATATAGCAAGTGTAAAAATTGCACTTGAAGCTGCGGATTATGTCATAGTTGCAACAGAAACTCTTAAAAATATTGAAGACTTGAACCAAATTTTCAATAGTTTTCCAGAGGATAGATTGATAATATCAATAGACATTAAAAACAGAAAACTTTTCAGCAAGTACTTAAAAATAAGTCTTGAAGAGTTAATTCAAAAAATTAAAGAAATAAACCCTCCTGAAGTCATACTACTTGATATTTCAAAAGTTGGATCAGAAAGTGGCGTAAATATGGACTTAATAAAAAAAATCAATGCAATTGGAGGATCATTGATTATTGGGGGCGGCATAAGAGATGAAGACATAATTCAACTTGAAAAGGCAGGATTGAATAAATTTTTAGTGGGTTCAGCACTTCATAAGGGTAAATTAAAGATCAAATTTTAGTTATCAGGCCACTTCTCTAAACTCTTCTCTTGCCTTTGGTTCCAGACCCCTTTCAAGTTTCTGGGTTATACTTTCATAATGTCTGACCAGTTCCGGTGTTATTGATGGTCCTGTTCGTTCCATGGCCTCTTTAAAGTGCTTCAAAGAGACTTTTTTGTTTTCAATGTTTTCGTGAAGTGCAAGCATACCTGCCTTTCTGCAGAGAGCAGCTATATCCGCTCCAGAGTAACCTTCTGTCTTTTTAGCCAATTCCTTTATGTCCACATCACCATCAAGAGACATGCCTTTTGCATGCACCCTAAATATCTCCAGCCGAGATTTTTCATCTGGAGGAGGTACCAGAACCACTTCATCAAATCTCCCTGGTCGAAGTAGTGCAGGATCAAGTAGATCAGGCCTGTTAGTTGCTCCAAGAACAATAACTCCCTTTAATTCTTCTAATCCGTCCATTTCAGAAAGTAGCGTGTTCACCATACGTTCAACTACACGGGGCTCCCCAATCCCGGTACCTCTCATGGGGGCTATAGCGTCCAGTTCATCAAAAAATACAATACATGGTGATGCCTGTTTAGCCTTATTGAATATCTCAGATATCTTCCGCTCTGATTCTCCAAACCATTTACTGAGTATCTCTGATCCTTTAACGCTTATAAAGTTAGCCTGGGACTCTGTGGCCACAGCTTTAGATAACATAGTTTTACCTGTGCCTGGAGGCCCAAATAGAAGTATTCCTTTGGGAGGTTCGATTCCAATAGTTTTAAAAGCATCCGGGTATTTCATAGGCCACTCCACAACTTCTTTTAAGGACTGTTTCAATTCGTCCAGTCCTCCAATATCAACCCAGTGAATGTTTGGGACCTCTATGAAAACTTCACGAAGTGCAGAAGGGCTTATAAATTTAAGTGCATCAAGAAAATCCTTCTTTGTTACAAAAAGCTTTTCTAAAATTTCTTTGGGAATTGTGGATTCCTCAAGGTCTATATCTGGCAGTACATTTCGAAGTGCATTCATGGCAGCTTCACGGCAGAGAGCAGCTAAATCTGCCCCTACAAATCCATGTGTAATCTCAGAAAATTCGTCAAGGTGAACATCATCTGCAAGGGGCATGCCTCTTGTGTGGATCTGCAGTATTTCACATCTACCCTCTCTGTCTGGAACGCGCAGTCCTATCTCTCTGTCAAACCTTCCCGGCCGTCTAATGGCAGGGTCAAGAGCATCTGGCCGGTTGGTTGCCCCTACTACTATAACCTTGCCCCTCTCCTTTAGGCCATCCATAAGTGCAAGTATCTGGGCTACAACCCGTCTTTCCACCTCTCCGGTGACTTCTTCTCTCCGGGGTGCTATGGCATCGATTTCATCTATAAATAATATGGATGGTGCACTGTCTTCTGCATCCTTGAAAAAGTCCCTTATCCTCTTTTCAGCCTCACCAACATATTTACTCATGATTTCAGGACCGTTTATAGCTATGAAATTGGCATTGCTTTCATTGGCCAGTGCCTTGGCAAGGAGGGTTTTTCCAGTGCCTGGAGGGCCGTGTAAAAGAACCCCTTTAGGAGGGTCAATGCCGAGCCTGTCAAATATCTCTGGATGACGCAATGGAAGTTCTATCATCTCCCTTACTCTTGATATTTCTTTTTTCAGCCCTCCCACATCATCATAGGTAACGTCTGGAACCTTTTTTTCAATGATCTTTACAGCTTCTGGGCGCATTTCAATTTCAGTTATTTCAGTGATCCTTACGATACCAGCAGGGCTGGTTGATACAACAGCAAATTTTATTTCTCCAAGAGAAAAGGGTGTTGATACATCAAAGAACCCGCTGAATATGCTTCCAACATCTGGAAATTCCCTGAAGGTTTCCCTTGTTCTTCTGGGAGATATCAAAGTTAGAACATCACCCTTAGAAACAGCCCTTCCCATCAGATTTCTTTTGAGTATTTCTCCAGGGGCCATTATACGTATACCTTTTACTGCAGGAGCAAGAACAATTTTTTTTGCCTCTCTAATTTCAGCCTTCCTTATTGTTACCATTTCGCTTATTGATGTCCCTGCATTTGACCTTGTAAGGCCATCCATTCTCACTATTTCAAGACCAACATCTGCAGGGTAAGCTTCCCCAACAAGGGCACCTGTTAATCTTTTACCTATTATTTCCACAAGATCTCCAGGCACAGCACCAATTTTATGGAGTAAACTTTTATCAATTCTAACAATACCCTTTCCAACGTCCTTTTGAAGCGATTCTGCAACTCTTAGCTCGATTTCACCGTTTTCAGGCATACAATCATCCCTTATAACAAAATTAATAAAAACAATACTGTTTTTATTATTATTTTATGTGGACATGATTTATAAATTTTATGATTGGTAAATTGTAACTGCAAAACCAATGTCTTAATCACAAACATTTTATACTTTTTATTTCAAAATAATGTATAATAATCTGTTTTAACGAGATTAGAATATGTATCATTAGATTATAATAAATTTAATAAATAAATTACCACTTAATGTAAATATACGTGATAACATGTCCCACATAACGTTAATAGGCCCTGTAACCCAGGATACCATAATAAAAGGCAGTTTAAATTATAAATCTGCTGGTGGGCCTGTATTTTATCAGTCAAGTGTGTTATCAAACCTCAAAATCAATACCCGAGCACTTATAACCATTTCCAGGGATGATGAGTATTTATTGAAGGCATTTCCATCCAGTGTAGATATCATCCCATTTTATGTAAATGAAACAATAAAATTCCAGAATATTTATCCAGATAATGACCCCAATCACAGAATACAGAAGGCAAAAATCCCACAAAATCCGATTAAAAACATTTCAAATCATATTAATGATTCAGATATCCTTCTTTTAGGACCTCTCTGTCCCTATGACATTCCTTTTAAAACAATTGAGGAGTTATCAAAACTAAAAACACCGATTTATCTTGGAGCACAGGGATATTTAAGACATATTAATGGGAATAGAATTGTATTGAAGCCCTGGAGCGGATTTAAAAAATTTTTAAAGCACATTGACATTCTATTTATGGATGAAAATGAATCTTCCATTATCCTTGGAAAAAGATATTCACTGGGGAAAACTGCAAGAATACTTACATCTTTTGGGCCTGAAGAGGTTATAATAACCTGTGGAAGTTATGGATCATTTATTTACTCTGCAAAACTGGATAAATCATACATAATTCCTGCCTTTAAACCCCAGAAAATTGAAGACCCTACAGGACTTGGAGATACATACATGGCAGCTTATGCAGCCTGTAAACTTGAAACAGAAGATCCAAAAAAGTGTGGACTCTTTGCTGCAGCAGCATCAGCTCTTAAACTTGAAAACAAAGGTCCTTTTAAGGGAGAAAGGAGGTCAATTATGAATATATGCAAAAAAATCATGAATTAAATGAAAAAGTCATTTAAAAGCAATATGTAATAATCATTATGCTAATTTATATAATATATTCTTTCTATATCCATTTTGTACAGGCCTCTTTTAAAAATTTCTATGTTGTAATATACTTCAAATGCTTCCTGCTTTTTAGGAAGATGTTCTTTTATATTATAATCTGTATAGTTGTTAACAATAGGCATAGGCTTGTATTTAGGTGAGGAGTGCCAATAAACAGGGAATTGCCGATATTTAAGTTGTGGATATTTTTCCAGCATAGACTTCATTGCATTGTGACAGCTTAAATGATCTACATTATAATCTCCCGTAGTTGTGTAAAATTCAGTATATCCATCTCTATACATTTTTTCCATTACATTATA
This window of the Methanobacterium sp. genome carries:
- a CDS encoding DNA-directed RNA polymerase subunit P; translation: MYKCAKCGTLVDLKGYTEAKCPKCRYRILFKEIPPVKRDIKAR
- a CDS encoding CDC48 family AAA ATPase → MPENGEIELRVAESLQKDVGKGIVRIDKSLLHKIGAVPGDLVEIIGKRLTGALVGEAYPADVGLEIVRMDGLTRSNAGTSISEMVTIRKAEIREAKKIVLAPAVKGIRIMAPGEILKRNLMGRAVSKGDVLTLISPRRTRETFREFPDVGSIFSGFFDVSTPFSLGEIKFAVVSTSPAGIVRITEITEIEMRPEAVKIIEKKVPDVTYDDVGGLKKEISRVREMIELPLRHPEIFDRLGIDPPKGVLLHGPPGTGKTLLAKALANESNANFIAINGPEIMSKYVGEAEKRIRDFFKDAEDSAPSILFIDEIDAIAPRREEVTGEVERRVVAQILALMDGLKERGKVIVVGATNRPDALDPAIRRPGRFDREIGLRVPDREGRCEILQIHTRGMPLADDVHLDEFSEITHGFVGADLAALCREAAMNALRNVLPDIDLEESTIPKEILEKLFVTKKDFLDALKFISPSALREVFIEVPNIHWVDIGGLDELKQSLKEVVEWPMKYPDAFKTIGIEPPKGILLFGPPGTGKTMLSKAVATESQANFISVKGSEILSKWFGESERKISEIFNKAKQASPCIVFFDELDAIAPMRGTGIGEPRVVERMVNTLLSEMDGLEELKGVIVLGATNRPDLLDPALLRPGRFDEVVLVPPPDEKSRLEIFRVHAKGMSLDGDVDIKELAKKTEGYSGADIAALCRKAGMLALHENIENKKVSLKHFKEAMERTGPSITPELVRHYESITQKLERGLEPKAREEFREVA
- a CDS encoding ribosomal biogenesis protein, which encodes MFITTSRKPSAKTRSFCRSLSRALNADYTNRGKMSFRDVLIKASGFKIIAVVSEIKGNPSRIEFYNQKGEILLTLYITEAILDLDGRINPDKLTLRCEVDELKGKLLDILEIKEDGEGSNENLLWIKKRDGKAIFEFYGNDGSVVNPKIYVRRFE
- the rrp42 gene encoding exosome complex protein Rrp42, with translation MSSIIPEITRKSITELIKKGERADGRSKYDYRDISLEVGVIEKAEGSARVKIGNTQIMIGIKPQIGEPFPDTPNVGVLMTNSELLPMASPTFEPGPPDERSVEIARVVDRCLREGEVLDLEKLCILEGEKVWMIFLDIHVLDYDGNLIDAAVLGSVAALMNTKIPSVSVEDSRVIVDEENKIPLHINEKPLMCTFAKIGDELVVDPSLEEENIMGARISVAVREDGSLCAMQKGGEDPLTREEVIKAVKSTGEKTKELREHLP
- a CDS encoding DUF3194 domain-containing protein, whose translation is MKKLSDAKLDEISEAAVSSAEDYILSRVSKKEIIDIDISVELIYNDELDVDVQVNVIFDDLSSADPRIADEAAEHAIKEIEKILK
- a CDS encoding prefoldin subunit beta, with the translated sequence MELPQNIQHQLAQFQQAQQQAQAISMQKQSIDLQIKESEKALKELKKIEEDGDVYKSAGTLLIKVKKDDITRELEDKLETLKLREKTIKRQEERIMNRLQEMQASLQEAMQGPGAQ
- a CDS encoding HisA/HisF family protein codes for the protein MIIPVLDLKNRIAVSGKSGERETYTPLDTVFHDSSSPLKIAKALSKAGASRIYIADLDAIEGKGSNFQVIKNINDIVSVMIDCGANDIASVKIALEAADYVIVATETLKNIEDLNQIFNSFPEDRLIISIDIKNRKLFSKYLKISLEELIQKIKEINPPEVILLDISKVGSESGVNMDLIKKINAIGGSLIIGGGIRDEDIIQLEKAGLNKFLVGSALHKGKLKIKF
- the rpl37A gene encoding 50S ribosomal protein L37Ae gives rise to the protein MAKTKKVGITGRFGSRYGRKAKRTVKSIEEKMKKDHTCPQCDRIGVKRVSTGIWKCRKCSTVFTGGAYVPQTPMARTAARNIKRIVGGL
- a CDS encoding PfkB family carbohydrate kinase, producing the protein MSHITLIGPVTQDTIIKGSLNYKSAGGPVFYQSSVLSNLKINTRALITISRDDEYLLKAFPSSVDIIPFYVNETIKFQNIYPDNDPNHRIQKAKIPQNPIKNISNHINDSDILLLGPLCPYDIPFKTIEELSKLKTPIYLGAQGYLRHINGNRIVLKPWSGFKKFLKHIDILFMDENESSIILGKRYSLGKTARILTSFGPEEVIITCGSYGSFIYSAKLDKSYIIPAFKPQKIEDPTGLGDTYMAAYAACKLETEDPKKCGLFAAAASALKLENKGPFKGERRSIMNICKKIMN
- a CDS encoding KEOPS complex subunit Pcc1: MNAPECIKAEFKIKFENREDAEVVLKTIEVELKTAPSDRSSVTASLKENTLHLTINAEDTRIARASLNSYLRWIILSYDIQKLKQNCLV